A section of the Acidimicrobiales bacterium genome encodes:
- a CDS encoding STAS domain-containing protein, translating into MRPEGDPDHHDLDAARPTVLRVTSRRTGPRVVVTLVGELDMAGTAAVVDEVRHHLAGAVEVLEIDGAGLDFVDSMGLRALLSLQTEAGAADVRFGVAASPHLTRLLRLTGLGDVLTLVG; encoded by the coding sequence ATGCGTCCGGAAGGTGACCCCGACCACCACGACCTCGACGCCGCGCGCCCCACCGTGCTCCGGGTGACGAGCCGTCGCACCGGCCCCCGGGTGGTGGTCACGCTGGTCGGCGAGCTCGACATGGCCGGCACCGCCGCGGTGGTCGACGAGGTGCGTCACCACCTGGCGGGCGCGGTCGAGGTGCTCGAGATCGACGGCGCGGGCCTCGACTTCGTCGACTCCATGGGCCTCCGAGCCCTGCTGTCGCTGCAGACCGAGGCGGGCGCCGCCGACGTCCGGTTCGGCGTGGCGGCCTCGCCCCACCTGACCCGCCTGCTGCGGCTCACCGGTCTGGGCGACGTGCTGACCCTCGTCGGCTAG
- a CDS encoding lytic transglycosylase domain-containing protein — MWSRRGKQENAAGDEHVPASASEGSKGRLARLGVGRRASAVLLAVAAALAGSITTSRTGMLGGSSGSADDAADTSELGGSLPFQEDDIAEMELELAAFEDDELLEDVPVSDEEVSDEVEEVLGSAGVVEELGESGIPEVAIEAYNDGADVQADGDPQCGLRWSLLAAIGRVESNHGRFGGAQLREDGYGTRPILGIPLDGRPNVALIRDTDGGELDGDTTYDRAVGPMQFIPSTWRSVGQDANDDGRADPNNIFDAAQGAGAYLCAGSADLDSTMGRASAVRRYNNADEYVRVVLSLAQMYETGRIEPLPDLPVPPPARTPSSPRPPAPAPTTPPTAPAPAPAPAPTTTTMVPPTTTSTTVPVEPDTTTTVPDEPTPTTTVPPAPELPEDPPAAVGWAPAMREVVVDILTGEACPDEEAVADGQDDVVAADQGTDSVSADAATTPEEIACEPESPAAAGSGPTD, encoded by the coding sequence ATGTGGAGCAGGCGAGGCAAGCAGGAGAACGCAGCGGGCGACGAGCACGTACCGGCGTCGGCGTCCGAGGGGTCCAAGGGGCGGCTGGCCCGGCTCGGCGTCGGGCGGCGGGCGTCGGCGGTGCTGCTGGCGGTGGCCGCGGCGCTGGCCGGCAGCATCACCACGAGTCGCACCGGGATGCTCGGCGGCTCGTCCGGCTCGGCGGACGACGCGGCCGACACGTCGGAGCTGGGCGGCTCCCTCCCGTTCCAGGAGGACGACATCGCCGAGATGGAGCTGGAGCTCGCCGCCTTCGAGGACGACGAGCTGCTCGAGGACGTCCCCGTCAGCGACGAGGAGGTGTCCGACGAGGTCGAAGAGGTGTTGGGGAGCGCCGGGGTGGTCGAGGAGCTGGGGGAGAGCGGCATCCCCGAGGTGGCCATCGAGGCCTACAACGACGGCGCCGACGTCCAGGCCGACGGCGATCCGCAGTGCGGCCTGCGCTGGAGCTTGCTGGCGGCCATCGGCCGGGTCGAGTCGAACCACGGTCGCTTCGGCGGCGCCCAGCTCCGGGAGGACGGCTACGGCACCAGGCCCATCCTGGGCATCCCGCTCGACGGGCGGCCCAACGTTGCGCTCATCCGGGACACCGACGGCGGCGAGCTCGACGGCGACACCACCTACGACCGGGCGGTGGGCCCGATGCAGTTCATCCCGTCGACGTGGCGGTCGGTGGGCCAGGACGCCAACGACGACGGCCGCGCCGACCCGAACAACATCTTCGACGCCGCCCAGGGCGCCGGGGCCTACCTGTGCGCCGGCAGCGCCGACCTCGACAGCACCATGGGCCGGGCGTCGGCCGTGCGGCGTTACAACAACGCCGACGAGTACGTGCGGGTGGTGCTGAGCCTGGCGCAGATGTACGAGACGGGCAGGATCGAGCCGCTGCCCGACCTGCCGGTGCCGCCCCCGGCCCGCACCCCGTCGTCGCCCCGGCCCCCGGCTCCGGCTCCGACCACGCCGCCGACGGCCCCGGCTCCGGCCCCGGCTCCGGCCCCGACGACCACCACGATGGTGCCGCCGACGACCACCTCGACCACCGTGCCGGTCGAGCCGGACACCACCACGACCGTGCCCGACGAGCCCACCCCCACCACCACGGTCCCGCCCGCCCCGGAGCTGCCCGAGGACCCGCCGGCCGCCGTCGGCTGGGCACCCGCCATGCGGGAGGTCGTCGTCGACATCCTCACCGGCGAGGCGTGCCCCGACGAGGAGGCGGTCGCCGACGGTCAGGA